Proteins encoded within one genomic window of Panicum virgatum strain AP13 chromosome 1N, P.virgatum_v5, whole genome shotgun sequence:
- the LOC120655925 gene encoding copper transport protein ATX1-like: protein MAAETVVLKVAMSCQGCVGAVRRVLSKMEGVETFDIDLKEQKVTVKGNVKPEDVFQTVSKSGKKTSYWEGEATAQAASAPATEAAAPEITPVKSDA, encoded by the exons ATGGCTGCTGAG ACTGTTGTCCTCAAGGTGGCTATGTCATGCCAGGGTTGCGTCGGGGCGGTCAGGAGAGTGCTCTCAAAGATGGAAG GAGTTGAGACCTTTGACATAGACCTCAAGGAGCAGAAGGTGACAGTCAAAGGCAATGTCAAGCCTGAGGATGTCTTCCAGACCGTTTCCAAGTCGGGGAAGAAGACCTCCTACTGGGAGGGCGAAGCCACAGCCCAGGCTGCTTCGGCTCCAGCAACAGAAGCTGCTGCACCAGAGATCACCCCAGTCAAATCTGACGCTTGA
- the LOC120653541 gene encoding skin secretory protein xP2-like, which yields MPESTSEEEEDASDAEAHLPGWDEAATGADSPLVYQETGDEDAPATLREARPAPGLLADPPLAGTERRSPTPVARQSSGAVAKDAAPLAPTKALKTGARAMPHSAPQPSPVVDIVAEAAKLREAMARGAQAAQQSRAPGNGGEASQSGAEAAAPADAVADADRGGADGAARPLPDSSEEFGDSRDIDPAAAASAADKVAKFMSSCADVLDEGTFEGPHHGAIIQSGVPPEYLHDERE from the exons ATGCCCGAGTCCACgagtgaggaggaggaggacgcctcggatgccgaggcccACCTCCCGGGTTGGGACGAGGCGGCAACAGGTGCGGACTCCCCGCTGGTATATCAGGAGACTGGTGACGAGGACGCGCCAGCGACGCTGCGGGAGGCGAGGCCCGCTCCAGGGTTGTTGGCGGACCCACCCCTCGCAGGGAcggagcggaggtcgcccacgccagTGGCGAGGCAAAG CTCCGGGGCCGTTGCCAAGGATGCAGCCCCGCTCGCGCCGACaaaagccctcaagaccggggcgcgcgCCATGCCGCACTCGGCGCCGCAGCCCTCGCCCGTTGTGGATATCGTGGCGGAGGCTGCGAAgctacgggaggccatggctcgaggggcccaggcggcccaaCAGTCTCGAGCGCCGGGGAATGGGGGCGAAGCCAGCCAGAGTGGAGCTGAAGCAGCCGCTCCGGCTGACGCCGTGGCGGATGCTGACCGGGGCGGCGCAgacggcgccgcccggccg ctgccagACAGCAGTGAGGAGTTCGGGGATTCGAGggacatcgaccctgctgctgcAGCAAGCGCCGCCGATAAGGTTGCTAAGTTCATGTCGTCCTGCGCGGATGTGCTCGACGAGGGGACATTCGAGGGGCCCCATCATGGGGCAATCATCCAGTCCGGGGTCCCCCCGGAGTATCTCCACGACGAGAGGGAGTAG